The following DNA comes from Marichromatium purpuratum 984.
CCCTGACCATCGCCCTGTCCAAGGGCCGTATCTTCGAGCAGACCCTGCCGCTGCTGGCCCATGCCGGGATCCATCCGCTGGATGATCCGGAGCGCAGCCGCAAGCTGATCCTCGAGACCACGGACGCGCGGGTGAAGTTCGTCATCATCCGCGCCAGTGACGTCCCCACCTATGTCCAGTACGGCGCCGCCGATCTCGGCGTCGCCGGCAAGGACGTGCTGCTCGAGCACGGCGGCGAGGGGCTCTACGAGCCACTCGACCTGCGCATCGCCCGCTGCCGGCTGATGGTCGCCGGGCTGCCCGACAGCGCGCCGCCGACCAACCGGCGCATGCGCATTGCCACCAAGTATGTGCGCAGCGCCGAGCGCTATTACGCCGCCAAGGGCGAGCAGGTCGACATCATCAAGCTCTACGGCTCGATGGAGCTGGCCCCGCTGGTCGGGTTGGCCGATCGCATCGTCGACCTCGTCGAGAGCGGCAACACGCTCAAGGCCAATGGTCTGGTGCCGCTCGAGCACATCAGCGACATCAGCTCGCGGCTGGTGGTCAACAAGGCCGCCTGGAAGA
Coding sequences within:
- the hisG gene encoding ATP phosphoribosyltransferase; its protein translation is MTANTPLTIALSKGRIFEQTLPLLAHAGIHPLDDPERSRKLILETTDARVKFVIIRASDVPTYVQYGAADLGVAGKDVLLEHGGEGLYEPLDLRIARCRLMVAGLPDSAPPTNRRMRIATKYVRSAERYYAAKGEQVDIIKLYGSMELAPLVGLADRIVDLVESGNTLKANGLVPLEHISDISSRLVVNKAAWKMKHAAVNGLLESLREALADNQN